The sequence below is a genomic window from Citricoccus muralis.
GTGGTGCTCCGGGTGACGGGCCAGCAGCCGCGATGCTGCTGTCGCCGCCATGGTCACCACGTCCTCGTCGGGGGCGGGCACGGAGAACCGGTCCTGGCCCAGGCCGCGGTGGAACTTGGCCGGGTCGATCCCGTGTGCCTCCGCCAGCGCGTCCAGCGGGAGCACGTAGTGGGCGGTGGCCGCCTCCAGGTCGTGGATTCCGATGTTGTTGCTCACTGTTGCGATTCTCCTTCGCCGTCGGCGACCCTGCTCAGGGCGATCAGGCCCGACGCTGCCTGCGTTCGAATACGGTGTGCGCCTTCATGAGCTCACCCGGGTTGGTTTGGGCCGCCAAGAGCGACAATTCTCCACACACCACGGTAGCGGCAATCTGGGCTGCGAGGCGACGTGTGTTCGCGCCCGGCTCACGCTCTTCGCGCAGGCCGAGCCGCACCATGGCCTCTTCCACATGCTCGAGGTGCTTGCCGTTGCCCACGGTGCCCACGATCAGGTGGGGCAGGGTGCAGGCGAAGTACAGTCCGTCCTCGCGGTCCTCAGCGTAGGTGAAGCCCTGGGAGCCCTCCACGATATTGGCGGCGTCCTGGCCGGTGGCCAGATAGAAGGCGAGCAGCATGTTCGCGAAGTGCGCATTGGCCGAGCGCAGGGCCCCGGCGATGGTGGAGCCCACGTAGTTCTTCTGCACCACCAGTTCTGCAATGGCGCCGGCCGTGGTGTGCAGGTGCTGCTCGACGACGTCGTGCGGGATGAGAATGTCCGCGGTCACCGAGCGGCCGCGGCCGAGTACGCCGTTGACGCCGGTGGCTTTCTTATCGGTGCAGAAATTGCCGGAGATGGAGCCGTAGCTCAGCCCGATCTCCCAGGAGAGGATACGGGTCATCAGGCTGTCGGCGGCGGCAGTAGCCATGTTGTGCCCGGAAGCGTCCCCGGTGCGGAAGGCAAAGCGGACAAACAGCAGCGAGCCCACGATCTCGGGGTGAATCTCGATCAGCTGGGCGAACCGGGAGCCCTCAGAAACGACCCCTGCGAGTTCGTCGAAGCGCTGCTCGATGATCTGGGCGGCGTGGTGGGCTGCGGCACCGTCGACCGCGGTGAACAGCACGGAGCGGGTCATCCGTTCGTCGACCACGGTGGCGGTAATGCCGTTTTCCACGAGCCGGGAGATCTTCGCGCCCCGGCCCACCGAGGGCCACAGCGGGGTCTCGTAGGTGGCCAGCGGCACCTCGATCAGTTCGGTGGACTCGGTGCCGGAACCGGAGATGGCGTTGCCGCCGATTTTGATCGGTCCCACCCAGCGGGTCGGAATGGCGGTGACGGTGGTGGTCTCCCGGTGGGTGCTCACATCTGCTCCTTCGAAGGGGTCTGGGCGCGGACGATATCGGCGGTGTCGCCGGTGACGACGACGTCGACGCCGGTGAACTCCGTGGGACTGGGGGCACCGAACAGTGCGTGCAGGGCCACCAGCTGCTCGCGCCAGGATTCCATGACGGTGGCCAGGGTGGCGCCGTCGTCGTCAGGATGCTCGAGGGCCACCGAGAGAAAGCCACCGGCCACGCCCACGGCGCGGGCGCCCAGGGCGAGGCAGCGCATCACATCCAGCGGGTGGCGCACCCCACCGGAGGCGAGCACGGTCAGATCGTGGCGCACCGCGGAAGGCAGGGAAGCGGCATCGAGCAGGGCCGCCGGGGTGGACAGGCCAAAACCAGCAGCAGCGGACAGGTAGCTGAGATCCTCCACCGGGTCGCGGCGGTCGTTCTCGATCCGGGCGAAGTCGGTTCCGCCGGTGCCAGCCACATCCACCAGGCGCACTCCGGCGTCACGCAACTGGGTCAGGGTGCGGGCCGAGAGGCCGAAACCGACCTCCTTGACCACCAGCGGCACGCCGTCGTCGTCGAGTGCTGCGGCGATCTGTTCGATGAGGCCGAGCCAGCCGGAGAAATCGCGGGAGCCCTCCGGCATCACAGTCTCCTGCACCGCGTTGACGTGCAGCTGCAGCCCGTCTGCAGCTAAGAGTTCGACGGCGCGGCGGGCGTCATCCACGCTGCGCCCAGCACCGATGTTGGCCAGCACGATCCCGTGCGGGTTCTCTTGTCGGATCACGGTGAACGTCTCGACGGTCGACGGATCATCCAGGGCGATGCCCACCGACCCGGAGGCCATGGGCACTCCCGCGCGGGCGGCGGCCTGGGCCAGGGTGCGGTTCAGGGCGCGCGCCTTCTCGGTGCCGCCGGTCATGCCGTTCACGTAGAAGGGTGCGGGGAAGCGCCAGGGTCCGACGTCGACGCCGAGGTCGACCTGCTTCGGTGAGATCCCGGAGAGGGCGTGGTGGCGCACGGTGACGTCATCGAAAGCGGTGCGCGCGGCGCGGATGCCGGGTTGTTGCTCAGCGGCCAGGCGCAGGTGGTCATCCTTGCGGGAGGCGGCCGTCGGCTCGGTCATCGGGTGCGCCTCTCTGTGGTCACAGTCAGGTCCAGTGGGCGGATGCCCTCCAGGCTCCAGGCGCCGAAGAGTGCGGCTGGATCGGAGTCAGCGGGTACCAGCACGATACCGCAGTCCCCACCCCCGGCGCCCGAGGGTTTCGCGGCGGCGCCGTGGTCTTCGGCGATCTCGCACAGCCGGCGCAGCGTCCCCGTCTCGATGGTGATCCCGGTGGTCTCGTGCAGCCCGCGCAGCAGGACCCGAGCCGTGCGGATCAGGGCGGAGATCTTCTCGGCGTCGTCGTCGTTCACCGCGTCGATCAGTCCGGCGACCATCGCGGAGGAGGCGGCCAGAAACCGTCCGTATCCGGGGGCATCCTGTGGTGAGTGGTGTTTCACGGAACCCACCAGCGCCTCGGTCGAGGCAGGTGAGCCGGTCCAGCCCACCCGCAGCCGTACCGAGGTGGGGGTGTTCAGGCGCTGCACGCGGTGCGGATCCCAGCCTGGGTGGACCAGCGCCTCGGTGACGGTGCCCGCGGCCAAGGCGGTACGCAGTGCGGCACGATCCGGGGAGGCGTAGCCCAGCCAGCCGCCGAACGTGGATGCCGCAATATCCCCGCCGGAGGACCTCGGCGAGATGGCGACGGTGGCCAGCAAGGAGAGCCGGAAACGCTCGTCGTCGCTCAGCCCCAGCCCGTAGAACTCGGCGATGGCGGACACGGTGGCCGCCACCACCGCGCCGGAGGAACCGAGCCCGAATTTCAGCCCGTCGGCGTCGTCGAGTTCGGAGTCGATGTGCAGGTCGAAGTACCGCGGGGCAATGCCGCGTTCGGCACGCAGCCGCTCACAGGTGGTGATGGCGGAGGTGACGAAATCGTAGGGGTGATGCTCGACGACGATCTCTCCGGTCGCCTCGTCCCGGCGCCAGACCACGGGCAGCCGGCCGTACTCGGAGGAGTGCACGCGGCCGGAATCCTCGGAGCTGGCGGACTCGTTCAGGGTGATGGTGATGTACCGGTCCACGGCGACGACCACAGCCGACTGGCCGGGCTCGACGACGGCGTACTCACCGGCAATGTAGAGCTTGCCGGGGGCGCGGGTGACGATCACGCGGTGGCCCCCGCGGCGTCAGCGGCGTCGTCAGCGTTCACCACGTGTGCACCGGGACCCGGACGCAGCACCTTCGCCTCACCGTTCTCGGCGTACTGGCCCAGTGCGCCGGCAATCTGCTCCGCGTCCTCGGGACGGGAAATCACCACCACATTGGGTCCGGCGTCGGCGGTGGCGTAGGCCTCCACCCCATTGGCACGCAGTTCGGCGACCGCGTCGAATACCTGGTAGGAGGCGGGCGCCAGGTAGCGGATGGGCGGCTCGCACGCGTTGATGACGGCGTGCATGCGCATCGCATGGGCTTCGGTGATCTCGCCGATCCGGGTGAAATCGGCGTCAGCACACGCCCGTACCATCTCGTTCAGCGACTCTTCGGTGGTGGTGATCCAGGCGCGGTAGAACGGGGAGGTGGCGGCGGTGGCGCGCATGCCGGCCCGGGAGGACACTTTCTTCGCGCCCGAGGCCACGGTGACCGCAATCATGGCCAGGTCGGGTGCGGCAATCTCTTCGGCGTAGGAGGTCTCGTCTGAATCGCCCGCATGCCAGACGGCGAACCGGTTGATCACGGAGCGGCAGGCGGAGCCCGAACCGCGCCGGGCCAACCGAGAGAGGTCCCGGGTGTCAAGGTCCAGCCCGTAAGCTGCGGAGGCGGCCTGGGCCAGCGCCGCAAAGCCCGACGCCGAGGACGCCATCCCGGCTGCGGTCGGTCCTTCATTCACGGTGGTCACCTGGGCGTGCGCCGCCGCGGTGTCGAGTCCGCGCTCCTGAGCGAGCCCGCGCACGATATCGAGAAACGCCCCGACCCGCTGGGTGGCCGAGTCGGTGTGGTCCAGCTCTGTCCCGTTGAGGTTCAGCGCATCGGCGGCGTCGTCGAGACGCACCGTGGTGGTGGTCGCGTAATCGTCGAGCGTCATCGACATCGACCCGGCCACCGGGATGATCAGGGCCTCGTCCGCCTTGCCCCAGTACTTCACCAGGGCAATGTTCGGATAAGCGCGCGCGGTCGCCTGGGTCACGGGGCCTCCTGGGGAGTATCGGCGGATGGGGCGGGGCTGACTCGCGCGGTGGGCGCGGTATGCGTGGTCGGGGTGGTGGGCACCAGCGAAGTGGTCCACACTCGGGTGGCGCCCACGGAGGTCATGGCAGCGGCCAGGTCACCCGCTACTTCGAGCGACGGGGCCAAGGCCAGCACGCAGCCGCCGAGTCCGGATCCGGTGAGCTTCGCACCGTAGGCACCGGCCTCCAGCGCGACGGCGACGAGGGCGTCCAACGCCGGCGAGGACACCCCGATGCGGGCCAGGTGCCGGTGGGCGGCGTTCATGTTGCGGCCCAGGCGCGGGGCATCGCCGACGGCGAGCGCGTCCGCGGAATCCTCCACCACCTCGGTGAGATCCCGGGTCATCCGTTCCACGGCCTCCGGCAGTACGGTGCGCAGCATCCGCACGCCGTTCACCGCCGACGACGTCGACCCGGAGGTCCCGGTATCCGCAATCACGAAGGTCATCCGCTCCGCCACCTTCACGGTGGTCGGTTTGCCGGCCTGGAAGCGCAGCGGGGTCAGTGATTGGACCGCGTGCCCGTCGAGTCCAGAAGAGGTACCGTGCGCAATCTGTTCGGCTTCCTGCACCAGCGCGTGCGTCTCCGCCGGGCTCAGCCGCACCCCACCCGCGTTAGCCACGGCCCGCACAATCGCGGCCGACACGGCAGCTGAGGAACCCAGCCCGCGCTCATACGGAATCGTGGAGCGCACGATCACCTCGAGCCGATCCGGGCGCAGATCCACCCGTTCCGCCGCGGCTTGGCCCGCCCGAATAATCGGCGCCATCATCGCCGGCGCCTGACTGATGGGCCCGGTGTAGAGGTCGGAGGTGATGGTAGCGGTCTTCGCCTCGCGCACACTCGCCGCGGCCTGCAGGTCCAGCAGCGGCAAGACGATGGCCGGCGCCCCATAGACCACAGCATGCTCGCCGATGAGGATCGCCTTGCCGTGAGCGGAGCCGAGACCCGCGTGGGATGCAGTGACCGGCGCGGTTAACGACGACGGCCCCGAGGCGTCTGCGGCAGACGGCTCGGGGGCTGACGTGTCAGGCGCGCGGTGGCGCCTCCAGGGTGTCTCAGAAGTCATGAAGGTGTGGTGGGTGCGAGGTTGACGGTCACATGCTGGAGTCTAATTTACCCCGCACGGTCCTCTTCCCCCGATTCGAGGCACCACGATCTGCGTCACGCACCATCGATCTCACGCTCTTCCAACAATTCCGGTGCCTCAGGCGCTTCCGGGCTGGATGTTGCGCTGGCGGTACCCGATGACGCCGAAGCAGCAGCCTCAGCGCCCGGATTCGCGCCGTCACCACAACCGGTCAGCCACAGCAGCGACCCCGCCAGGATCACACCGACCCCGTCTAAGTTATCCACAGGCTAGGGTCCCGAAGGATTCCCCTGCCGAAAAATGCGCGTCAGGCGTTCCAGAGGCCGTAGGAGTCTGCGAGGTCCGCAATCTTCTGGGCGCGGGCCAGACGCGGCAGGTAGGAGCCATCGCCGACCG
It includes:
- the mvk gene encoding mevalonate kinase; protein product: MTSETPWRRHRAPDTSAPEPSAADASGPSSLTAPVTASHAGLGSAHGKAILIGEHAVVYGAPAIVLPLLDLQAAASVREAKTATITSDLYTGPISQAPAMMAPIIRAGQAAAERVDLRPDRLEVIVRSTIPYERGLGSSAAVSAAIVRAVANAGGVRLSPAETHALVQEAEQIAHGTSSGLDGHAVQSLTPLRFQAGKPTTVKVAERMTFVIADTGTSGSTSSAVNGVRMLRTVLPEAVERMTRDLTEVVEDSADALAVGDAPRLGRNMNAAHRHLARIGVSSPALDALVAVALEAGAYGAKLTGSGLGGCVLALAPSLEVAGDLAAAMTSVGATRVWTTSLVPTTPTTHTAPTARVSPAPSADTPQEAP
- a CDS encoding hydroxymethylglutaryl-CoA reductase, translated to MSTHRETTTVTAIPTRWVGPIKIGGNAISGSGTESTELIEVPLATYETPLWPSVGRGAKISRLVENGITATVVDERMTRSVLFTAVDGAAAHHAAQIIEQRFDELAGVVSEGSRFAQLIEIHPEIVGSLLFVRFAFRTGDASGHNMATAAADSLMTRILSWEIGLSYGSISGNFCTDKKATGVNGVLGRGRSVTADILIPHDVVEQHLHTTAGAIAELVVQKNYVGSTIAGALRSANAHFANMLLAFYLATGQDAANIVEGSQGFTYAEDREDGLYFACTLPHLIVGTVGNGKHLEHVEEAMVRLGLREEREPGANTRRLAAQIAATVVCGELSLLAAQTNPGELMKAHTVFERRQRRA
- the mvaD gene encoding diphosphomevalonate decarboxylase → MTQATARAYPNIALVKYWGKADEALIIPVAGSMSMTLDDYATTTTVRLDDAADALNLNGTELDHTDSATQRVGAFLDIVRGLAQERGLDTAAAHAQVTTVNEGPTAAGMASSASGFAALAQAASAAYGLDLDTRDLSRLARRGSGSACRSVINRFAVWHAGDSDETSYAEEIAAPDLAMIAVTVASGAKKVSSRAGMRATAATSPFYRAWITTTEESLNEMVRACADADFTRIGEITEAHAMRMHAVINACEPPIRYLAPASYQVFDAVAELRANGVEAYATADAGPNVVVISRPEDAEQIAGALGQYAENGEAKVLRPGPGAHVVNADDAADAAGATA
- the fni gene encoding type 2 isopentenyl-diphosphate Delta-isomerase: MTEPTAASRKDDHLRLAAEQQPGIRAARTAFDDVTVRHHALSGISPKQVDLGVDVGPWRFPAPFYVNGMTGGTEKARALNRTLAQAAARAGVPMASGSVGIALDDPSTVETFTVIRQENPHGIVLANIGAGRSVDDARRAVELLAADGLQLHVNAVQETVMPEGSRDFSGWLGLIEQIAAALDDDGVPLVVKEVGFGLSARTLTQLRDAGVRLVDVAGTGGTDFARIENDRRDPVEDLSYLSAAAGFGLSTPAALLDAASLPSAVRHDLTVLASGGVRHPLDVMRCLALGARAVGVAGGFLSVALEHPDDDGATLATVMESWREQLVALHALFGAPSPTEFTGVDVVVTGDTADIVRAQTPSKEQM
- a CDS encoding phosphomevalonate kinase produces the protein MIVTRAPGKLYIAGEYAVVEPGQSAVVVAVDRYITITLNESASSEDSGRVHSSEYGRLPVVWRRDEATGEIVVEHHPYDFVTSAITTCERLRAERGIAPRYFDLHIDSELDDADGLKFGLGSSGAVVAATVSAIAEFYGLGLSDDERFRLSLLATVAISPRSSGGDIAASTFGGWLGYASPDRAALRTALAAGTVTEALVHPGWDPHRVQRLNTPTSVRLRVGWTGSPASTEALVGSVKHHSPQDAPGYGRFLAASSAMVAGLIDAVNDDDAEKISALIRTARVLLRGLHETTGITIETGTLRRLCEIAEDHGAAAKPSGAGGGDCGIVLVPADSDPAALFGAWSLEGIRPLDLTVTTERRTR